ATTCTCTTTGCCGTATACAGTGCATCATCAGCACTTCTGATAAGCTCCATATAGTCTATTACCTTGCAGGATTCACCCAGAACTGACACTCCTAGACTAACGCTGAGACTGCTTTCCTCATATTTTAAAGTATTAAACTCTCTGCGGATTGTTTCAGCTATCTCCACAATTTCCTTGGAGCCAATCCCTTTTGTAAGCAGAAGAAATTCTTCACCACCATATCGTATAGCATACACAGGGAGATTATTTATGGCATTTTTAATAACACCTACCAACATCCTGATAACATTATCACCTGCCAGGTGTCCATAAGTGTCATTTATATTCTTGAAATTGTCCAAATCAAGTATTATTGCACCATTTATCCCAACCATACTTTCTTCCCAGTTATCCAGAAGTTGTGAAAGATAAAGTCTGTTATAAAGACCTGTCAATCCATCATGTTCTGCTGAATCTCTAAGTTTTGAAAAAAGCATTGCATTTTCAAAGTATATACAAATCTGGCCTTTAATTAGCTGAAGTAAACCCTTCTTTTCCTCATCAATCATGTCAACCAATTCATGGTGGATAACAAGATAACCATACAAATCACGTTTGGAAATACACAGTACACCAAGTGAGCCGGAGTTGTATCCGAATAATTCCTTCCCCTGTGCCTTCAAGTTCTGTATATATAAATCAGTATTGGGCAGAAATGAAGGATCCATTTTCATCTTTGCAATATCATCAGGAGTGTATATCGTACAATCCAAACCAAGAACCCCTGCTATTACATCCTTTAAATAGCTTACGAGATCCTGAAAATGCAGGATGTTCCCCATATACTCATTAATGTCTATCAGTACAGATACCGCAGCAAGTCTGTTTTCGAGACTTTTTACCTTGAAAGTAAGGTTTGCATATTCCTGATTTAGTTCCATTAGCAGTTCAATGCCTTTCTCTATTGAAGAAGCAACATTGAACTGTGCATTATCCTCGTACATACAAAAACCTTTCTAAAATTTAGTTTTATTGTAAATAAATTATCCCTTATAACTTATATCGTACAAAGTTGTATGTTTATTTATGAGCAAATAGTCTTATTTTAATATAAATTATCAAAATTAATAGAAAAATAACTATTTACAAATAATTACATATATGTTAATATTGTAATCAAGGATAAATATTATATCACACACAAACAAAAAGGAACTTGGGGTAAGGGGACTCCGGGTTCCTTTTTGCATAATTTGGGAACAATTGAGATATACTATATAAAACAATACCAGAATGGTGAAATGTCATGATAATTAGAGTACCCCCAAATAAAAATATGACTGAAGGAAGTCTAATAGCATTAACAAAAAACGACGTTTTTATAGGTTATGCCGAAATAATTATATCAACAGATGAAGCCTTAATGCTTAGTGTGGACAACAAGGCTGTCAAAACCTTCAACGAATTATTTGGAGAACAAATTCCATTTACTATAGATTTTTTTTAAATTTGCGTTAAATCCACTGCCCTTTTGAACTTTGAATCGAAATTGGGTTTAAGAAAGCTATATTTCTTTTCAAGTTCATCTGTTACTGTTTTTAAT
This genomic stretch from Ruminiclostridium cellulolyticum H10 harbors:
- a CDS encoding bifunctional diguanylate cyclase/phosphohydrolase; the encoded protein is MYEDNAQFNVASSIEKGIELLMELNQEYANLTFKVKSLENRLAAVSVLIDINEYMGNILHFQDLVSYLKDVIAGVLGLDCTIYTPDDIAKMKMDPSFLPNTDLYIQNLKAQGKELFGYNSGSLGVLCISKRDLYGYLVIHHELVDMIDEEKKGLLQLIKGQICIYFENAMLFSKLRDSAEHDGLTGLYNRLYLSQLLDNWEESMVGINGAIILDLDNFKNINDTYGHLAGDNVIRMLVGVIKNAINNLPVYAIRYGGEEFLLLTKGIGSKEIVEIAETIRREFNTLKYEESSLSVSLGVSVLGESCKVIDYMELIRSADDALYTAKRIGKNVVVTSDEDLQLFESVSFNIAKNLSRYNRFNVIGEIYRVNFKANRLLSIEEYSKLKYCITSCFREYDGIYGSVSLSFVILTDNQIPQNLMEQKIREALVSNGLDYVNFEVYSNTDAYREVMLHSKRVAAISMALAEAYGLPADECEKVRLAAANHDIGKLYVNPKILNKPGKLTPEEYEKIKMHAFYSYQYAKSRENLKFVAEYIFYHHEYIDGSGYFKKKDLPLYSQIIVLADIFDALSENRCYRAAFSKDEAIQIMEGEKHKFNPELFELLKQIANNI